The DNA window CCACCGGACCCGCGCACCGGGCGACACCTCGTCGACGTCGGTGTGGGTGAGGCCCTGCCAGTCCCCGAGGTGCGTCTCGCGCAGGCGGCTGTCGGTCTCGACCGGCAGCCCCACGTGGTCCCCGAGCGCGAGCGCCGTGTCGTGGGCCCGGCGCAGGTCGGAGGAGACGATCGCGAACGGCCGCTGGTCGGCGAGCGCCTGGGCCGCGGTCTTCGCCTGCGCCCGGCCCAGGTCGGACAGGTCGGTGTCCAGCTGGCCCTGCATGCGGTTGGTGGCGTTGTACTCGGTCTGCCCGTGTCGCAGCAGGATCAGACGCCTGACCGCGGCTGCGCCCGCGGCCGCCGTCACAGCTCCGGCTCCCCCGCCTCGTCCGCCGGACCGTCGATCGGCAGCTGTCGCGGTTCGATTCCCTCGACCGGGACCTCCGGGCAGTCCTTCCACAGCCGGTCGAGGGCGTAGAAGTTGCGCTCGTCGGTGTGCTGGACGTGGATGACGATGTCGACGTAGTCGAGCAGCGCCCACCGGCCCTCACGGGTGCCCTCGCGGCGGACGGGCTTGTGCCCGGATTCCCGCAGCCGGTCCTCGATGTTCTCGACGATCGCGTTGACCTGGCGCTCGTTGGGCGCCGACGC is part of the Rhodococcus sp. SGAir0479 genome and encodes:
- a CDS encoding histidine phosphatase family protein, which produces MTAAAGAAAVRRLILLRHGQTEYNATNRMQGQLDTDLSDLGRAQAKTAAQALADQRPFAIVSSDLRRAHDTALALGDHVGLPVETDSRLRETHLGDWQGLTHTDVDEVSPGARVRWRTDAAWAPPGGESRVDVAARSLPLVQELLERYDQWGPQPVVLVAHGGLIAALTARLLDLPADRWPVLGGLGNTSWVQLSGHGEGTEPAWRLDVWNASASVASDVL
- the rsfS gene encoding ribosome silencing factor — encoded protein: MSASNDAIAMARTAALAADEKLASDVVVLDVSEQLVITDCFVIASAPNERQVNAIVENIEDRLRESGHKPVRREGTREGRWALLDYVDIVIHVQHTDERNFYALDRLWKDCPEVPVEGIEPRQLPIDGPADEAGEPEL